The following coding sequences lie in one Kiritimatiellia bacterium genomic window:
- a CDS encoding aldo/keto reductase translates to MKTRKLGATGIDLTVIGLGTWAHGGGKWAFGWGKQDDNESIAAIRAALETGINWIDTAAVYGLGHAEEVLGRALKELKQKPFVATKCGRTWDSSGQVGNNLRAKSVRAECEASLRRLQLDTIDLYQIHWNDPDEQIEEGWETIAALIREGKVRYGGVSNFSEEQIRRILPIHPVASLQPPYSMLKRNVEDGLLEFCAANGIGVICYSPLQKGLLTGKITAEYIAGLGEDDHRRRDPMFNGPAFSRIASKVEALKKTAAGNKITPAQLAIAWILRRPEVTAAISGARRPEQIRQVAPAAEINLSADTLSEIEKILAK, encoded by the coding sequence ATGAAAACACGCAAACTCGGCGCAACCGGAATTGACCTGACCGTGATCGGTCTGGGAACCTGGGCGCACGGCGGCGGGAAATGGGCCTTCGGCTGGGGGAAACAGGATGACAACGAATCCATCGCCGCCATCAGGGCCGCCCTGGAAACGGGCATAAACTGGATTGACACCGCCGCCGTCTACGGCCTGGGACACGCCGAGGAAGTGCTGGGCCGCGCCCTGAAAGAGCTCAAACAAAAGCCGTTTGTCGCAACAAAATGCGGCCGGACATGGGACAGTTCCGGACAGGTCGGCAACAACCTCCGCGCCAAAAGCGTGCGCGCGGAATGCGAGGCGAGTTTGCGCCGCCTGCAACTGGACACGATTGATCTCTACCAGATTCACTGGAATGACCCCGACGAACAAATTGAAGAAGGATGGGAAACCATCGCCGCGCTTATCAGGGAGGGCAAAGTGCGTTACGGCGGCGTCTCAAATTTCTCCGAGGAACAGATCAGACGCATCCTGCCGATCCATCCGGTCGCCTCGCTCCAGCCCCCCTACTCCATGCTGAAAAGAAACGTTGAAGACGGCCTGCTGGAGTTTTGCGCTGCAAACGGCATCGGCGTCATCTGTTACAGCCCCCTCCAGAAAGGCCTGCTGACCGGCAAAATCACGGCGGAATACATCGCCGGGCTCGGCGAGGATGACCACCGCCGGCGCGACCCCATGTTCAACGGGCCCGCCTTTTCGCGCATTGCTTCAAAAGTTGAGGCGCTGAAAAAAACAGCCGCCGGGAACAAAATCACCCCGGCCCAGCTGGCCATCGCCTGGATTCTGCGCCGGCCGGAAGTAACCGCGGCCATCTCCGGCGCGCGCCGCCCGGAACAAATCCGGCAGGTTGCGCCGGCCGCCGAAATCAATCTATCCGCGGATACCCTGTCCGAAATAGAAAAAATTCTGGCCAAATAA
- a CDS encoding 4Fe-4S binding protein produces the protein MRSLALAGVALPFLPFAQWPTIMAGISAISPFVSLSAAMGSRHPAWLGLLGLPLVILAIFKRRWFCWHLCPTGFILELAAFRRRAGQQPPAGCPHIGKWLLITGIGMAAAGYPLLTILDPLQILSGFFNALRWKPNEWKVFAAAIPFLALLILNFLRPNVWCRWLCPLGAAQQFLGTAGSTLYHHLDCCRPASQACGKTNSSGLAEDIAQTNEIKPAPPAKGIQRRVFLMTCLGGIAGWAFTARKTRAAVVRPPGAVREDIFTGLCARCGNCINVCPENIIVPDFGASGLRGLLTPVLKYDRGHYCNEWCAKCLRACPTSAIRRFSPEQKRLLAIGTAHIDKSLCLAWNDRQDCMVCQEFCPYQAVSIVKHEGVNCPEVREEICRGCGACESQCPALPARAIIVRGKREQSPVKINQNF, from the coding sequence ATGCGAAGCCTGGCGCTGGCCGGGGTTGCGTTGCCTTTTCTTCCTTTCGCGCAATGGCCGACAATCATGGCCGGCATTTCCGCCATCAGCCCTTTTGTGTCATTGAGTGCGGCCATGGGAAGCCGTCATCCGGCATGGCTGGGGCTGCTGGGCCTGCCGCTTGTCATTCTTGCCATTTTCAAGCGCCGCTGGTTCTGCTGGCACCTGTGCCCCACCGGGTTCATCCTGGAACTTGCCGCTTTCCGCCGGCGGGCCGGGCAACAACCGCCGGCCGGCTGTCCGCATATCGGCAAATGGCTGCTCATAACCGGCATCGGCATGGCCGCGGCCGGTTATCCCCTGCTGACAATCCTGGATCCCCTGCAAATATTGAGCGGTTTTTTCAACGCCCTGCGATGGAAACCCAACGAATGGAAAGTTTTCGCCGCGGCGATTCCATTTCTCGCCCTGCTTATCCTCAATTTCCTCCGGCCGAACGTGTGGTGCCGCTGGCTGTGTCCGCTCGGGGCGGCCCAGCAATTCCTCGGCACAGCCGGGAGCACCTTATATCATCATTTGGATTGCTGCCGCCCCGCTTCGCAAGCCTGCGGAAAAACCAATTCTTCCGGACTGGCCGAAGATATTGCGCAAACAAATGAAATTAAGCCCGCGCCCCCCGCAAAAGGCATCCAGCGCCGCGTTTTCCTGATGACCTGCCTGGGCGGAATCGCGGGCTGGGCTTTTACCGCCAGGAAAACGAGGGCGGCGGTTGTCCGTCCGCCGGGCGCCGTGCGCGAAGATATTTTCACCGGCCTCTGCGCGCGCTGCGGCAATTGCATAAACGTCTGCCCCGAAAACATCATTGTCCCGGATTTCGGCGCAAGCGGCCTGCGCGGGCTGCTGACGCCTGTTTTAAAATACGATCGCGGGCATTATTGCAACGAATGGTGCGCGAAATGCCTGCGGGCGTGTCCGACATCCGCCATCCGCCGTTTTTCGCCCGAGCAGAAACGTCTGCTTGCAATCGGCACGGCGCATATTGACAAATCATTGTGCCTGGCCTGGAACGACCGGCAGGACTGTATGGTCTGCCAGGAATTCTGCCCCTACCAGGCCGTCTCCATTGTTAAACACGAGGGGGTGAACTGTCCGGAGGTAAGAGAGGAAATATGCCGCGGATGCGGCGCCTGCGAGAGCCAATGCCCGGCCCTGCCCGCGCGGGCCATCATTGTCCGGGGCAAACGCGAACAATCGCCCGTGAAAATCAACCAAAACTTTTGA
- a CDS encoding GspMb/PilO family protein: MKITSREMLLGWLAGFVMLTAVSLWICGPKVKIWRELNGRSGTVARRIEVAEHLVAQKAEWNKRLRDVAQKLTKYPPDQDVTADYLKILENIVKENNVTLSQRVPQKEKRHDILYSLTINCTWEAELGDLVRFLYALGQQKTTMDVDDLNISLVGGGKNRLKGNFAFVGLYTRTGAPSAQQKKEEIPRKNN, from the coding sequence GTGAAAATAACATCAAGGGAAATGCTGCTCGGCTGGTTGGCCGGTTTCGTGATGCTCACGGCCGTCTCGCTCTGGATCTGCGGGCCGAAGGTGAAAATCTGGAGGGAATTGAACGGCCGTTCCGGAACGGTCGCGCGCCGGATTGAGGTGGCGGAACATCTTGTGGCGCAGAAGGCGGAGTGGAACAAGCGCTTGCGGGATGTGGCGCAGAAGCTGACCAAATACCCGCCGGATCAGGATGTTACCGCCGATTATCTGAAAATCCTTGAAAATATTGTCAAGGAAAACAACGTCACTCTTTCACAGCGCGTGCCTCAGAAGGAAAAAAGACACGACATCCTTTACAGTTTGACGATTAATTGCACCTGGGAGGCGGAACTGGGCGATCTGGTGCGTTTTCTGTACGCGCTTGGACAGCAGAAAACCACCATGGATGTTGACGATCTGAACATATCGCTCGTGGGCGGCGGCAAGAACAGATTGAAGGGTAATTTTGCCTTTGTCGGCCTTTACACCAGAACGGGCGCGCCATCCGCGCAGCAGAAAAAGGAAGAGATTCCGCGGAAAAACAATTAG
- a CDS encoding DUF151 domain-containing protein — protein MIAVKVSQISLSNMGFVVFLKAEGNNRTLPIFIGAAEAQAIAFVLENIRPPRPLTHDLLKDLMDNLECRMKRIEICDLRDNTFYAKLFLEWNGMEIELDSRPSDAIALALRFSAPIFAAEAVMENAGVILKENEDSVLQKDGELQQKISPVEKLKQRLAKAVAEERYEDAAKLRDELKQLTSSN, from the coding sequence ATGATTGCGGTAAAAGTCAGCCAGATTTCGCTTTCCAATATGGGATTTGTTGTTTTCCTGAAGGCAGAAGGCAACAACCGCACCCTGCCGATTTTCATCGGCGCGGCCGAGGCCCAGGCCATCGCCTTCGTGCTGGAAAACATCCGGCCGCCGCGGCCTTTAACCCACGATCTCCTGAAAGACCTGATGGATAATCTTGAATGCCGCATGAAGCGGATTGAAATCTGCGACCTGCGGGACAACACTTTTTACGCAAAACTGTTCCTGGAGTGGAACGGCATGGAAATAGAGCTTGATTCGCGCCCGAGCGACGCCATCGCGCTGGCCCTGCGTTTTTCGGCGCCGATTTTTGCGGCCGAAGCGGTCATGGAAAACGCCGGGGTAATCCTCAAGGAAAACGAAGATTCCGTCCTGCAGAAAGACGGGGAACTCCAGCAGAAAATATCTCCGGTTGAAAAACTGAAACAGCGGCTCGCCAAGGCCGTGGCCGAGGAGCGTTACGAGGACGCCGCCAAGCTGCGCGACGAACTGAAACAACTCACCAGCTCAAATTAG
- a CDS encoding glycosyltransferase family 39 protein, producing MSLRVKMLILLALVCAFGLFDHSLWSGNDTREGAMISEMVRTGTWVAPVFNGTCYLEKPPLLHWTGVVFCRLFGAVNEGLVRLPAAVYAFGTLLVVLAWARSMGREGAGFAAAFMCATSALFFEYARIVLTDSALTFMFVFSLWVFWRAQAAEKWFFGRCLLFLFVSAFSFYAKGLIGPGMVWLSVMAWLFIRKKFRFALLLALAFLPVFALVLSPWVFALWKTGGYPYLQTVFWDNQFGRFLYFNDPALPLDPYQVHKEPVYFYLLSLPVRLLPWTLLVIPALYHWFRRESPVRDSLAVFLKTSLLASAFLLHVSSAKAACYALPLFPMIFLMTAVWLEDAAMKWPAAAAAARPSPAEWFDRLERGLIRMTFITMWIAVIAAPVAYLLSFSLGIKPVRTPCTGANAVCITSALLAVLAGLFLGNRLRAAFREGRRRSALLTAPVLAAIIGLVGGAVFVPAVDYYRTYVPFTRMVRGEIKDARRIAFASDSERDIGAFMFYLDSRLAVVSATNTASLENFLNGKERAGIIVPVDKLRFVLHNLRGYPCRVKRADHSGKKSDSFRLMIVNPDGGRLP from the coding sequence ATGAGTTTGCGCGTCAAGATGCTTATTCTGCTCGCGTTGGTCTGCGCGTTCGGTCTTTTTGACCATTCGCTCTGGTCCGGGAACGACACGCGCGAAGGCGCCATGATCAGCGAAATGGTGCGCACCGGCACCTGGGTCGCGCCGGTTTTTAACGGAACTTGTTATCTTGAAAAGCCGCCGCTCCTGCACTGGACCGGAGTTGTTTTCTGCCGCCTGTTCGGCGCCGTCAACGAGGGGCTGGTGCGTTTGCCCGCGGCCGTTTACGCGTTTGGGACACTGCTGGTTGTGCTGGCCTGGGCGCGTTCCATGGGGCGGGAGGGGGCCGGATTTGCCGCCGCTTTCATGTGCGCCACCTCGGCCCTGTTTTTTGAATACGCGCGCATTGTCCTGACCGATTCCGCGCTCACGTTCATGTTCGTTTTTTCGCTCTGGGTTTTTTGGCGCGCGCAGGCGGCGGAAAAATGGTTTTTCGGCCGCTGCCTGCTCTTTCTCTTTGTTTCGGCTTTTTCGTTTTATGCCAAGGGGCTGATCGGTCCCGGCATGGTCTGGCTTTCGGTCATGGCCTGGCTGTTTATCCGTAAAAAATTCCGGTTTGCCCTGCTGCTTGCGCTTGCGTTTCTTCCGGTGTTTGCGCTTGTTCTCTCGCCCTGGGTCTTTGCGCTCTGGAAAACGGGCGGCTATCCTTACCTGCAGACGGTTTTCTGGGACAATCAATTCGGACGTTTCCTCTATTTTAACGATCCGGCTCTGCCGCTGGATCCGTACCAGGTGCACAAGGAGCCGGTTTATTTTTATCTCCTGAGCCTGCCCGTGCGCCTTTTACCATGGACTTTGCTGGTGATACCCGCGCTTTACCACTGGTTCCGGCGGGAAAGTCCTGTCCGGGACAGCCTGGCTGTTTTTTTAAAAACGAGCCTGCTGGCCAGCGCGTTTTTGCTGCATGTTTCATCCGCCAAGGCGGCCTGTTATGCCCTGCCGCTTTTCCCGATGATATTTTTAATGACCGCCGTCTGGCTGGAAGACGCGGCCATGAAATGGCCTGCCGCGGCCGCCGCCGCGCGGCCCTCTCCGGCGGAATGGTTTGACCGGCTTGAACGCGGTTTGATCAGGATGACGTTCATAACAATGTGGATAGCCGTCATTGCCGCGCCGGTTGCCTATTTGCTGTCCTTTTCCCTGGGAATAAAACCGGTACGGACGCCGTGCACGGGGGCAAACGCGGTTTGTATAACAAGCGCCCTGCTCGCGGTCTTGGCCGGTCTTTTCCTGGGCAACCGCCTCCGGGCGGCATTCCGGGAAGGCCGGCGGCGGTCGGCGCTTCTGACCGCCCCCGTGCTGGCGGCCATCATCGGCCTGGTGGGCGGGGCCGTGTTTGTCCCCGCCGTTGATTATTACCGGACTTATGTGCCTTTTACCCGCATGGTCCGGGGGGAAATCAAGGATGCCCGGCGGATCGCCTTTGCCTCCGACTCGGAACGGGACATCGGCGCCTTCATGTTTTATCTTGATTCGCGTCTCGCGGTTGTTTCAGCCACAAACACGGCCTCCCTGGAAAATTTTTTAAACGGAAAAGAGCGGGCGGGAATTATTGTCCCGGTTGATAAATTGCGGTTTGTGCTCCATAACCTGCGGGGGTATCCCTGCCGGGTGAAAAGAGCGGATCATTCCGGCAAAAAATCGGATTCTTTCCGCCTGATGATTGTCAATCCGGACGGCGGAAGGTTGCCGTGA
- the gcvH gene encoding glycine cleavage system protein GcvH yields MAVTPSDRKYTKTHEWTQVEGDLLKTGITDFAQHQLSDITYVELPAANRHISAGEEMAVVESIKAAADVYMPVAGTIVEVNENLADKPDAINADPYGEGWLVKIKPDDPQDAEKLLAASEYEKQLTE; encoded by the coding sequence ATGGCCGTTACACCGTCTGACCGCAAATACACCAAAACGCACGAATGGACGCAGGTTGAGGGCGACCTGCTCAAAACCGGCATAACCGATTTCGCCCAGCACCAGCTTTCCGACATCACCTATGTGGAACTGCCGGCGGCCAACCGGCATATTTCAGCCGGCGAGGAAATGGCCGTGGTGGAATCAATAAAGGCGGCGGCCGACGTCTACATGCCGGTCGCCGGCACCATTGTGGAAGTCAATGAAAACCTGGCCGACAAGCCGGATGCGATCAACGCCGACCCCTACGGCGAGGGCTGGCTGGTCAAAATCAAGCCCGACGACCCGCAGGACGCTGAAAAACTGCTGGCAGCTTCCGAGTATGAAAAACAGCTGACCGAATAA
- a CDS encoding dual specificity protein phosphatase family protein, producing MRLKRHAAAFSVVLVLSLVFGAWEIWKYQFVPKRFGIVEQGKIFRSGRIAPRLADKTIQKRGIKVIVDLTDDFNPHAPVCLAETEAAEKYGITRHNFPLRGDGTGNITNYAKAIAVIMQSRKEGKPVLVHCAAGVQRTGGVMAAYRLLVEKQLPATAYAELVRYGWKARKDKILLEYLNARLPELNALLQDMGVIRRERRAIPEIKP from the coding sequence ATGCGCCTGAAAAGACATGCCGCGGCGTTTTCCGTGGTTTTAGTCCTTTCCCTTGTCTTCGGCGCCTGGGAAATATGGAAATATCAGTTTGTGCCCAAGCGCTTCGGCATCGTGGAGCAAGGGAAAATCTTCCGGAGCGGGCGCATCGCGCCGCGCCTGGCTGATAAAACCATTCAGAAGCGCGGTATAAAAGTCATTGTTGATCTTACGGACGATTTTAATCCGCATGCCCCCGTCTGCCTGGCCGAGACGGAAGCGGCGGAAAAATACGGCATTACCCGGCACAATTTTCCTTTACGCGGCGACGGCACCGGCAATATCACCAATTACGCCAAGGCGATTGCCGTTATCATGCAAAGCCGGAAAGAAGGCAAGCCGGTACTGGTGCATTGCGCCGCCGGCGTCCAGCGTACCGGCGGGGTGATGGCCGCCTACCGTCTTCTGGTTGAAAAACAGCTTCCCGCGACCGCTTACGCCGAACTGGTCCGCTACGGGTGGAAAGCCAGGAAAGACAAAATTCTGCTGGAATATCTGAACGCCCGCCTGCCGGAATTAAACGCTCTCCTCCAGGACATGGGGGTAATCCGCCGTGAAAGGCGCGCGATCCCTGAAATTAAGCCGTGA
- a CDS encoding nitroreductase family protein, translated as MQQALMALINERKSVRTYQNRPVPREKIDKCLEAARLAPSACNSQPWSFVIADREPLRAKLAQAAFSGVYAMNDFAARAPVLIAVVTERSKFMAALAGKFRGVQYSLIDIGIACAFLSLAAEAEGVGACLLGWFDERAVKKTLGLPGNSRIDIMLSMGYSAGNRTPGKARKALDEIRHYGIK; from the coding sequence ATGCAACAGGCGCTTATGGCTCTGATCAATGAAAGAAAAAGCGTGCGCACGTATCAAAACCGGCCCGTGCCCAGGGAAAAGATTGATAAATGCCTTGAGGCGGCCCGGCTGGCGCCCTCGGCCTGCAACAGCCAGCCCTGGTCTTTTGTAATCGCGGACCGGGAACCCCTGCGTGCCAAACTGGCGCAGGCGGCTTTTTCCGGGGTCTATGCCATGAACGATTTTGCGGCGCGGGCCCCGGTCTTGATTGCGGTTGTGACGGAACGCTCAAAATTCATGGCCGCGCTCGCCGGGAAATTCCGCGGTGTGCAATACAGCCTGATTGATATCGGCATTGCCTGCGCTTTTCTTTCGCTGGCGGCGGAAGCGGAGGGGGTGGGCGCCTGCCTGCTGGGCTGGTTTGATGAACGCGCCGTAAAAAAAACGCTCGGTTTGCCCGGAAACAGCAGGATTGATATTATGCTGAGCATGGGATATAGTGCCGGGAACAGGACGCCGGGTAAGGCAAGAAAAGCGCTTGATGAAATCCGGCATTACGGTATAAAATAA
- a CDS encoding DUF362 domain-containing protein: protein MKNSITRREFIARACAGTAGIICLPGVIRAQVLQPDAKPALYVIHGKNIAGMLAAGIARMGGWKSFVKPGGRVVLKVNAAWASSPEEGGNTNPALAEECIRQCRLNGAREVLLPEKTCSPAKESFRRSGLAAAAEKSGGKLYAPAPRDFRRVKISKGVSLKEIEAVGEVLDAECLINMPVAKSHGGAGLTISMKNWMGSVNDRGFWHRNNLHQCIADCSTLIKPKLIIVDATRILLTNGPRGPGKLAYPDQIIFGTDPVAVDAYAATLFKKEPFSIRHIKIAHEMGIGCGDLSQVRIEHGNV, encoded by the coding sequence ATGAAAAACAGCATAACCCGCCGGGAATTTATCGCGCGCGCCTGCGCCGGCACGGCCGGCATTATCTGCCTGCCGGGCGTCATCCGGGCGCAAGTCCTGCAGCCGGACGCAAAACCGGCGCTTTACGTGATCCACGGCAAGAATATCGCCGGCATGCTGGCCGCCGGCATCGCCAGGATGGGCGGATGGAAATCATTTGTAAAACCGGGGGGGCGCGTTGTGTTGAAAGTAAACGCGGCCTGGGCCAGTTCGCCGGAAGAGGGAGGCAATACCAACCCGGCCTTGGCGGAGGAATGCATCCGGCAGTGCCGCCTGAACGGCGCCCGCGAGGTGCTTCTCCCCGAAAAAACCTGTTCTCCGGCGAAGGAATCATTCCGCCGCAGCGGCCTCGCCGCGGCGGCCGAAAAATCCGGCGGAAAACTTTATGCCCCGGCGCCGCGGGACTTTCGCCGGGTGAAAATATCAAAAGGGGTGTCGCTGAAAGAGATTGAAGCGGTCGGAGAAGTGCTGGACGCCGAATGCCTGATCAACATGCCGGTCGCAAAAAGCCACGGCGGCGCGGGACTGACCATTTCCATGAAAAACTGGATGGGGTCGGTAAATGACCGGGGTTTCTGGCACCGCAACAACCTGCATCAATGCATAGCCGATTGCAGCACCCTGATAAAACCGAAATTGATCATTGTGGATGCCACCCGGATTCTGCTGACCAATGGGCCGCGGGGGCCGGGCAAGCTGGCTTATCCGGACCAGATTATTTTCGGAACGGATCCCGTGGCCGTGGACGCCTACGCGGCCACGCTTTTTAAAAAAGAACCGTTTTCCATCCGCCATATAAAAATCGCCCACGAAATGGGCATAGGCTGCGGCGACCTGAGCCAGGTCAGGATTGAACACGGCAACGTTTGA
- the gspD gene encoding type II secretion system secretin GspD, with product MLILAVLPLICRAQIVAEEEEEEEEVATAVPGKAGVAVPAPELPPIMPRTPDTVQTDLPVGLKYENIDSDEVIKQYSDWTGLALMKSPDVPTVKITLKCPKRLPKREALLAIEGVLAMNGIALVPMGDKFLKVVKIETARQHGMKTGTGPLEKDIATADHLVSRIVELKHLDIAEAQNAIQSFLHPYAKVIPMERVNCILITETANNLKRILEIFEIIDQPIESREDMRIFQIKYAKASEIQSKIESIIADVQTKDTKSALITRQLATARMPFQPVRAGPPAQPAQAAMDSETTGTAFDRSLIQSKVKMVADDRINSLIVITRVEQFRFIENIIKALDQKIEPDVTIKVLTLEYADAKEVVSLLNTFITAASSSSKSAQTPPLLPVPERPAEQPKQEGRKEGETTDAGENQISGKLSSDVKIIADSRINALLIMACKADLEIIEEVVAKVDIMLSQVLIEVVIIEVSLTDKFKMGIDWLQRSMIAYNEKQGGGRRAFLGFSGAGRVGADGAIKDGAGINTIADNTTSAGSGLTYYFTFFDYNIDAVLNMLATTDDAKILATPVILTTDNTEAKILVGEKRPVVTGTSISSATQQSTYQYVDIGIDLEVTPHINKNGFVIMDVKQKVDNTPGNVTIDGNPVPIITTRDFTASISVNDGRTVIIGGIVNEQNTKARTKIPFLGDIPLLGLLFRSDSDELKRTELMVMLTPYVLDTPAEAYAETARRHANLKGISNLWVQGWSPSDLAAPSQEKVRGQEQEERKRTEPGEPVEVYPLGENAVNAILPGKSAPHPENQPAADYQMPASNSPAVK from the coding sequence ATGTTGATTTTGGCCGTTCTGCCATTGATTTGCCGCGCTCAAATTGTTGCCGAGGAGGAGGAGGAGGAGGAGGAGGTGGCGACGGCGGTGCCGGGAAAAGCCGGCGTGGCAGTCCCCGCCCCGGAGTTGCCGCCGATTATGCCCCGTACGCCGGACACGGTTCAGACCGACCTGCCGGTCGGCTTGAAATATGAAAACATTGATTCGGACGAGGTCATCAAGCAATACAGCGACTGGACCGGCCTGGCCCTGATGAAATCCCCCGATGTTCCCACCGTAAAGATTACGCTCAAATGTCCGAAACGCCTGCCGAAACGCGAGGCCCTGCTGGCCATTGAAGGAGTGCTGGCCATGAACGGCATTGCCCTGGTGCCGATGGGCGACAAGTTTTTAAAAGTCGTCAAGATTGAGACGGCCCGCCAGCATGGCATGAAAACAGGCACCGGGCCGCTTGAAAAGGATATTGCCACGGCCGACCATCTCGTGAGCCGGATTGTGGAATTAAAGCACCTTGACATTGCCGAGGCGCAGAACGCCATTCAGTCTTTCCTCCATCCCTACGCCAAAGTCATTCCGATGGAAAGGGTCAATTGCATCCTGATCACCGAGACCGCCAACAATCTCAAGCGCATCTTGGAAATATTTGAAATCATAGACCAGCCGATTGAAAGCCGCGAGGACATGCGCATTTTCCAGATAAAATACGCGAAAGCTTCGGAGATCCAGAGCAAAATAGAGTCAATTATCGCCGATGTTCAGACGAAGGACACCAAAAGCGCCCTCATCACCCGGCAATTGGCCACCGCGCGCATGCCCTTCCAGCCGGTGCGAGCCGGCCCCCCGGCGCAGCCCGCCCAGGCCGCCATGGATTCCGAAACTACCGGAACCGCCTTTGACCGCAGTTTGATCCAGAGCAAGGTGAAAATGGTGGCGGACGACCGCATAAATTCGCTCATTGTCATCACCCGCGTGGAACAGTTCCGCTTCATAGAAAATATCATTAAAGCCCTGGACCAGAAGATTGAACCGGATGTTACCATCAAGGTTCTTACGCTTGAGTATGCGGATGCCAAGGAGGTCGTTTCGCTCCTGAACACGTTTATTACGGCCGCATCCTCCAGCTCAAAGTCGGCGCAGACCCCGCCCTTGCTGCCGGTTCCGGAGCGGCCCGCAGAACAGCCGAAACAGGAAGGGCGGAAAGAAGGCGAAACAACCGATGCCGGTGAAAATCAGATCAGCGGAAAACTTTCTTCCGATGTGAAAATTATTGCCGACAGCCGGATCAACGCCCTGCTCATCATGGCCTGCAAGGCGGACCTGGAAATCATTGAGGAGGTCGTCGCCAAGGTTGACATCATGCTTTCCCAGGTGCTGATTGAAGTGGTGATTATTGAGGTGTCCCTGACCGACAAGTTTAAAATGGGAATTGACTGGCTGCAGCGTTCAATGATCGCCTACAATGAAAAGCAGGGCGGCGGCCGGCGCGCATTCCTCGGTTTTTCCGGCGCCGGACGCGTCGGCGCGGACGGCGCCATCAAAGACGGCGCGGGCATCAATACAATCGCCGACAACACCACCAGCGCCGGCTCCGGGCTGACGTATTATTTCACTTTCTTTGACTATAATATTGACGCGGTCCTCAACATGCTGGCCACGACCGATGACGCCAAAATCCTTGCCACGCCGGTCATTTTAACCACGGACAATACCGAGGCTAAAATCCTGGTCGGCGAGAAAAGGCCGGTGGTGACCGGCACCAGCATTTCCAGCGCCACCCAGCAATCCACCTACCAGTACGTTGATATCGGTATTGACCTGGAGGTTACCCCCCATATCAACAAGAACGGTTTTGTGATTATGGACGTGAAGCAGAAAGTTGACAACACGCCCGGCAACGTAACGATTGACGGCAATCCGGTCCCGATCATCACCACCCGCGATTTTACCGCTTCCATTTCGGTCAATGACGGCCGGACGGTTATCATCGGCGGAATCGTGAATGAGCAAAACACCAAAGCCAGGACAAAAATCCCCTTCCTGGGCGATATCCCCCTGCTGGGGCTGCTTTTCCGCAGCGACAGTGACGAATTGAAGCGCACCGAGCTTATGGTGATGCTTACGCCGTACGTGCTTGACACGCCCGCCGAGGCTTACGCGGAGACGGCCCGGCGGCACGCCAACCTGAAAGGCATTTCCAACCTCTGGGTCCAGGGCTGGTCGCCCAGCGATTTGGCTGCCCCGTCGCAAGAGAAAGTCCGGGGGCAGGAGCAGGAGGAGAGAAAAAGGACAGAACCCGGCGAGCCGGTGGAAGTTTATCCGCTCGGAGAAAACGCCGTGAATGCCATTCTCCCCGGGAAGTCTGCGCCGCATCCGGAAAATCAACCGGCGGCGGATTATCAAATGCCCGCTTCCAACTCGCCCGCCGTAAAATAA